AGTTCTCCGGTATGCTTAGCAACGATATCTTTCGCTAATTCCTCTGCCCGGTCTTCCATGGATTTAGACCCTTGTTCTTCCCAGACCTCCCAGAAAGAAGTATTGAATTGCTTGGAAGTCCAGATTTCATTGCGGAAATGTTCAAAGGTATGAGTATGACTGACGTAGTTCCCTCCGGGGCCCACTTCATCAATTACATCCACTGCCATTGTTTCATCATCGATTCGAGTTCCTCTGCCCATGTAACGGGCATTATCCATAAAATCATTGCACATGGCCAGGAAGGTCAAGGAACCGGTTTTTCCGCCTTCCAGATAGCCCACATCGTGAACTAAATTAGCTCCCATTAATTGGGCCATCAAGATACCATTACCTGCTTCCATGCCGGCTTGGGCATCCGGTATGGGAGAATTAACACACCCGGCTTCCGTAAAGTTAGGGATTCCATAAAACTGGGATAATTGTGTCATAATAGCATAGTTCATCATCGTCTCAGGGGATCCATACAACGTGGCTGTGGTTCTCATATCCATAGGAGTTGCTCCGCCGCCAATAATAATGGGGGCTCCTTTTTGCTTTAATTGCGCCATAACCACTCCAGCCAGAGCTTCAGCATTCATTAAAACAATAGTACCCGCTTTCGTAACCGGAGTAGTAGCCCCTGACAAAACCCCGGGAGTATAAACTACCGGTACGCCATATTCAAAGCAAGCAAACATTTTGCCCACTCCATCATTGGTGTGCACCAAAGGAGAAATTGGCTCAGAATACAGGATCAAGAAAGGATTCTTCCGTAATTCCTCTTTGCCGCCAACCACTAAAGCAGCCATCTCAAGCTGAGCCCGCATGTTGATTTCGTCATGGGCTGTGACAATCATCGGTTTATACGTATTGGCTACCATTGCTTCTAATTGGTGAAGATCACTCACTCTGGGGCTGGTGTCCGAAGCAATAGCATAGCTCATAACAAAATCATAATTAGGCAAAAAGTCCATAACCCGGCAGGCAAGCTCAACATCCTTCTTGGTAGAGCGCCGGCGCTCACCGGATTCCAAATCTATGGTAAAGGGCAGATCTGAGCCTGTCCCAAAGTAGGTCCGATTCTTTTCCAAAGGCATGACTCGTTCACCTTTTCGATTAGCAACCACAATTTTTCGGGGTGCTAAGCGAAGGCATTCTTCAACCAGCCAACTGGGGATTCGAACACGATTTTCATTGACGATACAACCGGCATCTTTCAGTAATTGCAGTGCTTCCGGGTGATCC
This Desulfosporosinus orientis DSM 765 DNA region includes the following protein-coding sequences:
- a CDS encoding trimethylamine methyltransferase family protein, yielding MKKIRSNSIEQTTPFLRWVSEGQIEQIHFATLEVLERTGVKVDHPEALQLLKDAGCIVNENRVRIPSWLVEECLRLAPRKIVVANRKGERVMPLEKNRTYFGTGSDLPFTIDLESGERRRSTKKDVELACRVMDFLPNYDFVMSYAIASDTSPRVSDLHQLEAMVANTYKPMIVTAHDEINMRAQLEMAALVVGGKEELRKNPFLILYSEPISPLVHTNDGVGKMFACFEYGVPVVYTPGVLSGATTPVTKAGTIVLMNAEALAGVVMAQLKQKGAPIIIGGGATPMDMRTTATLYGSPETMMNYAIMTQLSQFYGIPNFTEAGCVNSPIPDAQAGMEAGNGILMAQLMGANLVHDVGYLEGGKTGSLTFLAMCNDFMDNARYMGRGTRIDDETMAVDVIDEVGPGGNYVSHTHTFEHFRNEIWTSKQFNTSFWEVWEEQGSKSMEDRAEELAKDIVAKHTGELLDPAIRQGLNEIIEETDKQKATKRRRNREA